In Puntigrus tetrazona isolate hp1 unplaced genomic scaffold, ASM1883169v1 S000000270, whole genome shotgun sequence, a single genomic region encodes these proteins:
- the LOC122333371 gene encoding WD repeat-containing protein 49 isoform X2, with product MQSFFRSKPNRRARVCMSFEDFFSSLKAATGRDHQRRDVEELFSEMDISCDGCVGWQTFHNFILQHYKQITHSMWACENIPISQPSIHHCTYNKQEPIVRVLALSQSPPMRYISVSKRGTLIVWSRHLNNIKPLEMCAGPFNKRQRRKRFQGWTTDAVYLGNVHKIAVATLSKAVHFFDVTTACSFEQVHLFGLSHIATALCYWYDTEAPGEKCVLMWGDDRGSVNLLWFLQPFKGLFEMPFTDQTGPVQIFMPDIHAHSTLVSYQHIPRIHGEPINRILYEPHDELIITSSESPGCSVVISDVGQKREEYIWRVEKGVKCFDFSFCLGLLVTAGAGSSVTLWNRYVTSRPTAVLRGHQTAVVDVLIHQALGKIFSYSKDAVLKIWDVPSQRCLKTVRLQFPNIHLGFTPEHGGVPLLLSPDSVLLVTCREYLAALDLRRSESSSRSGLYTCALYNPRLQQVITACAGSTLTVWDVKTGVKRMEIKDAHGTEEVSCMALDVHQRRLISAATNGTIKVWNLLNGLILHKLEPVSNAEVTGVICHHDNQLLATGWSRLIAQYSVAFSEDVYVNADLSWKSGRQHAEDILAMDHCPGLGLLATGSYDGEIIVWSLALQKPITRLQTNQQEKARLPVHKLLFLQRRAQRSPPRSGAVLLSSQKGWVCWWSVCGPRHNYGRFYAPDGSGESVTGLSTDQENGLLVTGDTAGCIKVWDISRYAVDAESAGDLPALMHSWRGHDGAIASSEVLAYGSRLFFLSVSADRRACLWSAQGRRVGCFGQEQQWDLSDRTLIKTTENTPVQSKKRRGQRTANHVSSAGVKVQRSLGRALVRVTWSSLISTLYQSRLF from the exons ATGCAGTCGTTCTTCAGATCCAAACCCAACAGAAGAGCCAGAGTCTGCATGAGTTTCGAGGATTTCTTCTCCTCTCTGAAAGCAGCGACAGGCCGGGATCACCAGAGAAGAGACGTGGAGGAGTTGTTCAGCGAG ATGGACATCTCCTGCGATGGTTGTGTAGGATGGCAGACGTTCCACAACTTCATCCTGCAGCATTACAAGCAGATCACACACTCGATGTGGGCCTGCGAAAACATCCCCATCTCACAGCCTTCAATACACCACTGTACCTACAACAAG CAAGAGCCGATCGTGCGAGTCTTGGCGTTGAGTCAGTCTCCTCCGATGCGGTACATCAGCGTCAGCAAGCGAGGGACTCTTATAGTGTGGAGCAGACACCTGAACAACATAAAGCCTCTGGAG ATGTGCGCCGGACCCTTTAATAAAAGGCAGCGCCGTAAGAGGTTCCAGGGCTGGACCACCGATGCCGTCTACTTAGGGAACGTTCACAAGATCGCCGTGGCCACCCTGAGCAAAGCCGTACACTTCTTTGACGTTACCACCGCATGCAGTTTTGAGCAGGTTCACTTGTTCG GACTGAGTCACATCGCCACCGCTCTGTGTTATTGGTATGACACAGAG GCTCCAGGAGAGAAGTGTGTGCTGATGTGGGGCGATGACAGAGGCTCCGTGAATTTGCTGTGGTTTCTTCAGCCTTTCAAGGGCCTCTTTGAAATGCCTTTTACCGACCAGACGGGCCCGGTTCAGATCTTCATGCCA GACATACATGCACACAGCACACTGGTCTCATATCAGCACATCCCGAGGATCCACGGTGAGCCCATCAACAGAATCCTGTACGAGCCGCACGACGAGCTCATTATTACTTCATCAGAAAGTCCAGGCTGCTCTGTGGTCATCTCTGATGTGGGTCAGAAGAGAGAGGAATACATCTGGAGAGTAGAGAAG GGAGTCAAGTGTTTTGACTTCAGCTTCTGTCTGGGTCTGCTGGTGACGGCTGGAGCGGGTTCTTCCGTCACACTCTGGAACCGATACGTGACCTCCCGGCCGACTGCGGTTCTGCGCGGTCACCAGACCGCCGTGGTGGATGTGCTCATTCATCAAGCACTGGGCAAGATCTTCAGCTACTCCAAGGACGCT GTGCTGAAAATATGGGACGTTCCTTCTCAGCGGTGCTTAAAGACAGTTCGCCTTCAGTTCCCGAATATCCATCTCGGCTTCACCCCGGAGCACGGCGGCGTTCCTCTGCTCCTGAGCCCGGACTCAGTTCTCCTGGTGACCTGCAGAGAGTATCTGGCCGCGCTTGATCTGCGCAGGAGCGAGTCCAGCAGCCGCTCCGGGCTTTACACCTGCGCTCTCTATAATCCTCGTCTTCAGCAG GTAATCACAGCCTGCGCCGGCTCCACCCTGACGGTGTGGGATGTGAAGACCGGTGTTAAGAGGATGGAGATAAAGGACGCTCACGGTACAGAGGAGGTCTCCTGCATGGCACTAGATGTACATCAGCGCAGACTGATCTCCGCAGCCACCAACGGCACTATCAAG GTGTGGAACTTACTGAACGGCCTCATCCTTCATAAACTAGAACCCGTCTCCAATGCAGAGGTCACCGGGGTCATCTGTCACCATGACAACCAGCTTCTAGCCACAGGCTGGAGTCGACTGATCGCTCAGTATAGCGTTGCGTTTTCAGAA GACGTCTATGTAAACGCAGACCTGTCCTGGAAGTCCGGTCGTCAGCACGCCGAGGATATCCTGGCCATGGATCACTGTCCAGGTCTGGGACTTCTGGCTACTGGGAGTTATGATGGAGAGATCATCGTATGGAGCCTGGCTCTGCAGAAACCCATCACACGACTGCAGACGAACCAGCAGGAGAA AGCTCGTCTGCCCGTCCACAAGCTGCTGTTCCTGCAGAGACGAGCCCAGCGGAGTCCTCCGAGGAGCGGCGCGGTGCTGCTCAGCTCACAGAAAGGATGGGTCTGCTGGTGGAGCGTCTGCGGACCCAGACACAACTACG GACGGTTCTACGCGCCGGACGGATCTGGGGAGAGCGTGACGGGTTTAAGCACAGACCAGGAAAACGGTCTTCTGGTCACCGGAGACACAGCCGGATGCATTAAGGTCTGGGACATCTCACGGTACGCTGTAGACGCCGAG TCCGCAGGAGATCTGCCCGCGCTCATGCACTCGTGGAGGGGTCACGACGGGGCGATAGCGAGCAGCGAGGTGCTGGCGTACGGGTCCCGGCTCTTCTTCCTGAGCGTCTCGGCGGACCGCAGGGCCTGTCTCTGGAGCGCTCAGGGAAGGCGTGTGGGCTGCTTCGGACAGGAGCAGCAGTGGGATTTGAGCGACCGGACACTTATCAAGACAACAG AGAACACGCCGGTCCAATCAAAGAAGAGGAGAGGACAGAGGACAGCCAATCACGTTTCATCTGCCGGAGTGAAAGTTCAGAGGTCACTGGGACGAGCTTTAGTGCGGGTGACCTGGAGCTCTCTGATATCAACACTGTACCAGTCACGTTTATTTTGA
- the LOC122333371 gene encoding WD repeat-containing protein 49 isoform X1 has product MQSFFRSKPNRRARVCMSFEDFFSSLKAATGRDHQRRDVEELFSEMDISCDGCVGWQTFHNFILQHYKQITHSMWACENIPISQPSIHHCTYNKQEPIVRVLALSQSPPMRYISVSKRGTLIVWSRHLNNIKPLEVTPQHSRPRRMRSESETSPSSPQMCAGPFNKRQRRKRFQGWTTDAVYLGNVHKIAVATLSKAVHFFDVTTACSFEQVHLFGLSHIATALCYWYDTEAPGEKCVLMWGDDRGSVNLLWFLQPFKGLFEMPFTDQTGPVQIFMPDIHAHSTLVSYQHIPRIHGEPINRILYEPHDELIITSSESPGCSVVISDVGQKREEYIWRVEKGVKCFDFSFCLGLLVTAGAGSSVTLWNRYVTSRPTAVLRGHQTAVVDVLIHQALGKIFSYSKDAVLKIWDVPSQRCLKTVRLQFPNIHLGFTPEHGGVPLLLSPDSVLLVTCREYLAALDLRRSESSSRSGLYTCALYNPRLQQVITACAGSTLTVWDVKTGVKRMEIKDAHGTEEVSCMALDVHQRRLISAATNGTIKVWNLLNGLILHKLEPVSNAEVTGVICHHDNQLLATGWSRLIAQYSVAFSEDVYVNADLSWKSGRQHAEDILAMDHCPGLGLLATGSYDGEIIVWSLALQKPITRLQTNQQEKARLPVHKLLFLQRRAQRSPPRSGAVLLSSQKGWVCWWSVCGPRHNYGRFYAPDGSGESVTGLSTDQENGLLVTGDTAGCIKVWDISRYAVDAESAGDLPALMHSWRGHDGAIASSEVLAYGSRLFFLSVSADRRACLWSAQGRRVGCFGQEQQWDLSDRTLIKTTENTPVQSKKRRGQRTANHVSSAGVKVQRSLGRALVRVTWSSLISTLYQSRLF; this is encoded by the exons ATGCAGTCGTTCTTCAGATCCAAACCCAACAGAAGAGCCAGAGTCTGCATGAGTTTCGAGGATTTCTTCTCCTCTCTGAAAGCAGCGACAGGCCGGGATCACCAGAGAAGAGACGTGGAGGAGTTGTTCAGCGAG ATGGACATCTCCTGCGATGGTTGTGTAGGATGGCAGACGTTCCACAACTTCATCCTGCAGCATTACAAGCAGATCACACACTCGATGTGGGCCTGCGAAAACATCCCCATCTCACAGCCTTCAATACACCACTGTACCTACAACAAG CAAGAGCCGATCGTGCGAGTCTTGGCGTTGAGTCAGTCTCCTCCGATGCGGTACATCAGCGTCAGCAAGCGAGGGACTCTTATAGTGTGGAGCAGACACCTGAACAACATAAAGCCTCTGGAGGTGACGCCTCAACACTCCAGACCCAGAAGGATGCGTTCTGAGTCTGAAACCTCTCCCTCGTCTCCGCAGATGTGCGCCGGACCCTTTAATAAAAGGCAGCGCCGTAAGAGGTTCCAGGGCTGGACCACCGATGCCGTCTACTTAGGGAACGTTCACAAGATCGCCGTGGCCACCCTGAGCAAAGCCGTACACTTCTTTGACGTTACCACCGCATGCAGTTTTGAGCAGGTTCACTTGTTCG GACTGAGTCACATCGCCACCGCTCTGTGTTATTGGTATGACACAGAG GCTCCAGGAGAGAAGTGTGTGCTGATGTGGGGCGATGACAGAGGCTCCGTGAATTTGCTGTGGTTTCTTCAGCCTTTCAAGGGCCTCTTTGAAATGCCTTTTACCGACCAGACGGGCCCGGTTCAGATCTTCATGCCA GACATACATGCACACAGCACACTGGTCTCATATCAGCACATCCCGAGGATCCACGGTGAGCCCATCAACAGAATCCTGTACGAGCCGCACGACGAGCTCATTATTACTTCATCAGAAAGTCCAGGCTGCTCTGTGGTCATCTCTGATGTGGGTCAGAAGAGAGAGGAATACATCTGGAGAGTAGAGAAG GGAGTCAAGTGTTTTGACTTCAGCTTCTGTCTGGGTCTGCTGGTGACGGCTGGAGCGGGTTCTTCCGTCACACTCTGGAACCGATACGTGACCTCCCGGCCGACTGCGGTTCTGCGCGGTCACCAGACCGCCGTGGTGGATGTGCTCATTCATCAAGCACTGGGCAAGATCTTCAGCTACTCCAAGGACGCT GTGCTGAAAATATGGGACGTTCCTTCTCAGCGGTGCTTAAAGACAGTTCGCCTTCAGTTCCCGAATATCCATCTCGGCTTCACCCCGGAGCACGGCGGCGTTCCTCTGCTCCTGAGCCCGGACTCAGTTCTCCTGGTGACCTGCAGAGAGTATCTGGCCGCGCTTGATCTGCGCAGGAGCGAGTCCAGCAGCCGCTCCGGGCTTTACACCTGCGCTCTCTATAATCCTCGTCTTCAGCAG GTAATCACAGCCTGCGCCGGCTCCACCCTGACGGTGTGGGATGTGAAGACCGGTGTTAAGAGGATGGAGATAAAGGACGCTCACGGTACAGAGGAGGTCTCCTGCATGGCACTAGATGTACATCAGCGCAGACTGATCTCCGCAGCCACCAACGGCACTATCAAG GTGTGGAACTTACTGAACGGCCTCATCCTTCATAAACTAGAACCCGTCTCCAATGCAGAGGTCACCGGGGTCATCTGTCACCATGACAACCAGCTTCTAGCCACAGGCTGGAGTCGACTGATCGCTCAGTATAGCGTTGCGTTTTCAGAA GACGTCTATGTAAACGCAGACCTGTCCTGGAAGTCCGGTCGTCAGCACGCCGAGGATATCCTGGCCATGGATCACTGTCCAGGTCTGGGACTTCTGGCTACTGGGAGTTATGATGGAGAGATCATCGTATGGAGCCTGGCTCTGCAGAAACCCATCACACGACTGCAGACGAACCAGCAGGAGAA AGCTCGTCTGCCCGTCCACAAGCTGCTGTTCCTGCAGAGACGAGCCCAGCGGAGTCCTCCGAGGAGCGGCGCGGTGCTGCTCAGCTCACAGAAAGGATGGGTCTGCTGGTGGAGCGTCTGCGGACCCAGACACAACTACG GACGGTTCTACGCGCCGGACGGATCTGGGGAGAGCGTGACGGGTTTAAGCACAGACCAGGAAAACGGTCTTCTGGTCACCGGAGACACAGCCGGATGCATTAAGGTCTGGGACATCTCACGGTACGCTGTAGACGCCGAG TCCGCAGGAGATCTGCCCGCGCTCATGCACTCGTGGAGGGGTCACGACGGGGCGATAGCGAGCAGCGAGGTGCTGGCGTACGGGTCCCGGCTCTTCTTCCTGAGCGTCTCGGCGGACCGCAGGGCCTGTCTCTGGAGCGCTCAGGGAAGGCGTGTGGGCTGCTTCGGACAGGAGCAGCAGTGGGATTTGAGCGACCGGACACTTATCAAGACAACAG AGAACACGCCGGTCCAATCAAAGAAGAGGAGAGGACAGAGGACAGCCAATCACGTTTCATCTGCCGGAGTGAAAGTTCAGAGGTCACTGGGACGAGCTTTAGTGCGGGTGACCTGGAGCTCTCTGATATCAACACTGTACCAGTCACGTTTATTTTGA